The genomic interval CAGTCCGATGGACTCCGAAATGTCCTCCAGTCGAATCGGTGTCGCAGGCACCATTGCTGACGACGCGTCGGGAGGTGACGTCGTGCTAGAAACGGAGTCTGGCGGTGAAAGGGAAGGGATCGGCAACTCGTCGATCGCTATCCCGCAGCTGTCTGCCAAGTCACTTTCAAAAGCATTCACGGATGCCGCTGTGGTATTTGCGAGTTCATTGCGGCGGGCCTGCAGGCGTTGTTCGTCGATGTCGCCGGAGCCATGGGTGCGAAGCAGTACTTCTTGCCAAGCGATGGATTCCCAAGGGCGATTGAGTTGATCGAGGATCTCCGCGATTCGACTGAGCTCCTCTGGAGTTCCTGGACGGAGGCCGATGTTACGTATCAAATTCGCCATCTCGTTGAGCATCAGATATCGCTGGGTAACGCAGTTCGCTTGCTCGATCCGACCAAGTTGTTGCAGCGACTGGGCCAGTCCGAGGTGGGAGAAGCGATCGGTCGGGTCTCGGCGGATCGCTTCGATGTAACAGCGTGCCGATTCTTTGTGGCGTTCTTGTCGCTGCATCCAAGCTCCCAATGCGTGCCAGTACTCCGGCTCCTCTTCGATTCCCGCTGGCGTCCGCTGGCTCCATTGTTGCAGGGACAAATCATCATGCAGATCCGAATAAATGCGTCCTTGGAAAGCGTGGATCGGAGCAGACTGAGGAAAGGAGAGGCTCAACCGTTCGATCAACTCACGAGCCCGATCAAGTTCACCGTCGGAACGCAGTTGTCTGGCATCGGCCAGTTGGGCGGGTACCAGACGGTCGCCGTAGTTGGGTTTTGGGATCGACTCATCGATGAAGGAATCGCCATAGGTGTTCATGGCGAACAGTTCCTTTTCCGTTGTATCTCCGCTCCGCACCAAAGCCCGCAGATGGGATGCGGCTTGGATCCGCAGTCCCTGATTGTTCAACAAGGAGGCCAGACGGTGGTGGACTCGATTGGTGTCACCACTTCGTTCAAGGATTCTTTGCAATCGTTGTTGCGCCGCGCTCAATTCTCCGGCATCTGCGAGCCACTGTGCAGACAGCCAGTCGGCTTCGTCCAGCAGTTCCGACTGCGGCGACCGCAGATCTTCCAGGAGCCCTGCCGCGGCCAATGCGTTGCCAAGTTGGGCTTCGCATTTCGCCATCAACAAGGTGACTTCGGCATCCTCGGGATGTTCGATCGACAGCGACAGCAGTGTCGTTCGTGACTCGCTATAGTTGCTCTTACGGAACTGCTGTTGTGCATAGGCCAATTGATCCTCAAACGATTGCTTTTGCGTCGCATCAGCGGACTGGCGCTGCAGTTGGCGGCGGCGAAGTTCCGCTGCGGTAGAGCCGTCTTCTCCAGACCCACAGCCCAGCAGGACGACGAGGGTCGGCAGTATGCCGAATGCAATCGCCATCCAGAAATGATGAGGCGACATGACGTTCAAGACCCAGCCTCACCATCGGAGGTGGGGAATTCGAACGCCTGTTCCTGGTCTTCGACGATCAAGTATCGTTTTCCGGAGACCATGGCACCGAGCTTTTGCTCGACACCGCTTGGCCAAATCACGGTGACGTCCTGAACTGCTGTTTCTCCTCCTGTTCCGATCCAGATTTGCCGCTCGTTGCTGGACATGTAACCGTCTCCGGAAAACAGTTGCGACAACACCGTTCGTCCATCGATTTTCATTCGGACCGTGGTACCAATCGCATCTCTCTGCGACCGCGTGGCTTTCAGTTCCAATGCGATGTGATGACCGTGGTTTTCGGATCGATTGACCAAGAGAGCGACCGGTTCGTACAGATTGGAAATGGATACGTCGATTCGCCCGTCACGATCGGCATCCAAGGTGACCAAGGCGCGGCCGAGGTGATCGCGGGTAAAGTACTCTCCCAATTCGGGTCGATCCAACTCACTCCAGCGTCCGTCAGGATTGCGCCGGAAGACTTGGGTGGGCATCCGATAGGCGATGTCTTCGCGATCAACGTCGTCGACGTGCCCGTTGGTCAGAATCAATTCCAGTGCCGAGTTGTTGTCAAAATCGGCCCACTGCGTGCCAAACCCAAGCATGTTCATCGATGGTTGCAGCAGGCCGACTTGGAAACTCTTGTCGGACCAAAGGCCCGGTGCTACTTGTTCGTAATACGTATTGTGTTCGTTCGAGAAATGGGTCAAGAAGAAATCGATATCGCCATCGCCGTCGGGATCACCCACAGCGATCCCCATGGACGCTTGCGCATTCGAGTTTGCATCGGTACCGATACCGCGAATCGCAGCCAGATCGTTGAGCTGAAATCCTGCTGTGTCTGACTTGCCAGACCACAAGTGATTCGCTGTCATGTCATTGGCGACGTACACGTCGACGCCGGGGTGTTCATCAAACTCACCGACGACCACGCCGAGTCCCCTGCCGAGCGATGTCGGCTGCATCCATTCTTCGCTCGCGTCAACAAACGTGCCGTCACCCACGCCACGCCAAATCGTGTCGCGGGCGGCGTCGAACTGGAGAGGCGGGCAGGTGGCGATTCCCTGGTTGTTGGAACAAGCAATCTCGTAGGGCTGATCGCCTCCGCAATAGGCGGCCGCAAAAAGATCAGCAAATCCATCACCATTCAGGTCAGCCATCGCAGAGGATGTGGTCCATGCTTGGCCTGACAGTCCAACTTGCTCGGTAACATCTTGGAATGTCCCGTCGCCGTTGTTGCGGTACAAACGATCCTGTCCGATGTTTCCGTCAAAGATGTCAGGGAACCCATCGTCGTTGTAGTCGCCGATGCAGATCCCGTGTGTGAATCCCAGGTCCTGATACTCGGCGAAACGGGATACTTCGTCAAAGCGTCCTTGGTGATTTCGGAAAAGTCGATTGGGTGACGAGTTGGATTGTCGTGGCTTTCCGTCGAGCATCGCACCAGCGAGATCAGGCCAGCCGTCCAAGTCAAAATCGATGACGCCAAGCCCACCGCCCACACTTTGATAAATCCAGTGCCCTTCGGTCTCGGCCTCCGCGGCCACCGCACATGTGTGCTCAAGTCCTCGCTGTGCTGCCTCCTCGACAAAGTGAATGGATGCATCTGAGGAATGTTTTGGCGAGTCGCTGCCAGGTTGGGCTATTCGCAATGGACCATGGGAACTTGGCGGTTTGATGTCCGGCAGATCGCTCAAGTCGATCGAATTGGCAATCGACATCTCGGGCGATTGCCACGGAGTGGTGACGGTGAGTTGGCGGCGAATGGCGAGGTAACGTTCCCGCGAATCTATCACGGGATCATCGGACAATCCTACCGCCAGGCGAGCCCAGCCTTCCGCTTCCCATAGGCGTCCCAACGCCGCCATCGCTTCGGCAACTTTCATAGCCGCAGCCTGGGATTGGCTGTTTCGTTCAAGAAAAACATGGAGCGAATCACGCAGCGCCGACATCTTCACGATCTGTTTGGCGACCCGCTCTGCTTCTGCGTCTCGGCCGATCTGTTTGAGACTCAGTAACAAGGACTTCAGCATTTCCGAGTGAGTGGTTTCGTCTATGCGGAACGATTCCCAAAGGGCACGGGCTGCTTGCTCGTGTTGCCCCATTTTCTGAGACCACAATCCCATCACAATCCAGTAGTCGGCAGATTGTTCCATGGAGTCAGGCAAAGATTGTTGCCAAGTCGCTAACTCATCCAGCCGATTAAGCTTGATCAAGGCGCGTCCGTAGAGTCCGAGCGCGGGCACGAACTGTGGGTGTTTCGCAACAACCGGCTCCAGACGCGTTGCAACCTTGTCCCATCGCAAGTAAATGGCATCAATCAAAGCGATGCCGTATTCGGGGCGCAAGTCGCTTGGTCGTTCAGACAAGAGTTTGCGGCACAACTCCGCATCCGGCTCGACTCGACCCGTGTTGGCGAGCACAACAAGCGACTCGGGGTCGCCGTGTCCATTCTGTAGCAACCAGCGGAGCGATGCGATGCATCGATCCGGCAGGCCGATCATTGCAGCCATCCCAACGAGGTCGTAGCGAGGCTGGACGACGTCCGGGTAAAGCTCGATCATTCGCTCTAATACCTCCAAGGCATCAAACGGTAGGCTTTGATGCATCAGCACTTGGCTTAGTTTTGACAGGATCGCTTGACTGGGAGCAGCGACATTCGCTAACGATTCGCGATACATGACAGCAGCCTGAGAGAGATCTCCCGTCAGAACGGCCACATCCCCAGCCATTTCCAGCGCAGTGGAGTCTGTCGGTTCCTGGACCAATCGAGCCTTGATCGCGGCGTCTGCGGTAGCGATGTCTCCGCGCGAGATTGCGAGTTGAACGGCTGTGGGTGAAAAAACGGACGCTGACACCGCGTGTGAGTCAGCACCGCCGCTCTGACTCTCTGATTCCGTGGTTGTTGGTGAGCCGCATCCTGACAGCAACACGAAAACCATTGCGTATCCAATGATTCGGTATGCGGCGATTCGGTATGCGGCCACAATAGACTCCCGCCGGATCGAAATGCGTACAAAGGATAGAACGGAAAAAGTGGGGCAGGTTTGTAACCTGCCGTTCCGCCATTGACAGGTTGCAAACCTGTCCCACGCTAAGAAGCGGCGCTGATTCTCCGTTCGCTACTCTGATGATACCGTATATCGCAATTCGGAGTTGCTTGACGGCCAGGAGGATTGTCCTGAGCTATTCAAAAGTTTGGTGTTGACATTGTTTTTCAGTCCATGTTTTGTTTCCATGCATCGCAATCAAAGTGAGCCTCAGGCGCTAGCCGTGGGCCGGCGCCACAATCCGCCTCAGGCCCACGGCTAGCGCCTGAGGCTCACTGGGGGGACGTAGCCGTTGCGCATACAGCACTAGCCAGGATGATTCATCAGCCGGCACGCGATAGCGTCCGGTTCCCGATTACAGGCGTGAGAACCGGACGCTATCGCGTGGCGGCTGATTTGCGCAGACTGTTTTCGTGCCAATCCGCGTAAGCCGTTTCGTGCAAACGTATTGCGAAGAAGTTAGGGAGTCGCGTGAATAATCTGGGCTAGTGGTTTGGGACAGCTAGAAGTTGGGGCTTGCCGTAGTGGATCTTGTCAAAGATCCCACCGCTACAGGATCTTTAACAAGATCCACTACCCTAAAGATAAGTTGTCCCAGAGCACTAGGCGGATGGTGGCGTTCGTTTTCGACTTTCCAAGTCGATAGCGTGCCCCGCCAAGCGTTTTGCCATTCAGAAAGGCTTTCTTGAGCAAACGGGCCCCTCCCTCGCATTCGCCTCAACGGCTAAACGCGACATCTCCCAAGTTCCTTGGGGGGCGGTGACAGTGGACAAGAAATGGCTCAACAACCAACGCCGAAACACCGAGTCAACACGGACTTTTGACAGGCCAGGATTATCCTCCAAACTTGCGTCCAGACAAAAAAACGACGGCCGCAACAGAGTCTGTTGCGGCCGTCGTCAGGATACCATTAGCTACGAAAACAGATCAGTCGTCGAGGGTTTCTGTTTCTTTGCTGGCACGAGTACCAAGTGCACCCCAGAGACCAAATGGGCTCTTCTTGCCAGCGTCGACTTTAGAGCAGGCACCGCATCCACCGGTCGCTGGATCGCTACCGATCGCATAGGACGTTTGATCACCCGCTTCGATCGAATCGGTGACGAAGGTGACCGAACCGTCGGCCATCGTCACGTGAGCGCCACCTGCGTGGTGGCTACTTGCGGAAATGATGCCCGTGTTTCCTTCGGCCTGCTGCACGCTGTAGCTGTTCGGCGGACGAACGGTTTGAAACGCCGAGTAAGGGATTCGCCCGTCAGCCCAACGTCGACCTTTATGGTGACGAATGTTGGCCGTATCAACACCCACGGTGCCGCCACCGCCGGCAACTCCGAGGGACTCAAGGTAACGAGTTGGGTTCAACGGATCGATCAGTTGAGACTCCCAGTTTCCTGGAGGCGTGTTCACTGGTCCGTCTGCGTTTCCGCCTGCGGTGTAAATCGCCGATTTGATTGCAAGGTCGCCACCGTAAACAGTGGTTTCACCAAGGGCGATCGTATGAGCCGTACCGTCTTTGATGTCCTTGAAAGACATGAAGTGACGGGCACGGAAAACACCGCGAGACCATCTGGAAACAGCACTGTCTCCCCACGTACCGCTGTTGTTTGGACGTCCTTGATCATCGACGCCACCGTGTTGCTGCTCGTAAGTTCCGTCGCCGGTACACGCCGCGTAGTTTGTGAAGGCCTGTTCCGTCGAGTTGGGACCACCGACTCGTTCCACCGGATCGCTCGGGCAGCGATACGTGGTCACTTGAGTCATCCAAGGAAGGTAATTGTCGTGCCACGGCACAGGGCCCATGGCGGGCCAGTTCTGAGTCGGGCTACCGGCTCGGTCAAGTTGACTCGGATTGCTGATCTGCTCCCACAAGCCCTGCTGTTCGAAGAACGGCAGAAGGCCAATACGCCAGCTCAACCAGTTGTTGTTTGCAACACCGCCACCCAAGTTGTTGGTGCCACCAGAAAGAGCCGGGAAGTTCTTGTAGGTCGAGTGGTAGTTCTGCAACGCCAATCCGAGTTGCTTCATGTTGTTGCTACACTGCATACGTCGGGCAGCTTCGCGAGCAGCCTGAACGGCGGGCAGCAGCAGCCCCACCAAAATACCGATGATCGCGATCACGACCAGCAGCTCGACCAAGGTAAACGCGAGTCTACCGCGAGCTTGTTTCCTAAACATAATGTCCTCTCAATGCATGACGAAAGAAAAAGGGAACCGAAAAAGCACAGGCCTAGCAGAAGATAAAGCCTGCGCACTGAACCAATAGCTGAATCGAGATCTGCGTCAGTTGCCGACGGGTTGTCCCGTCTTGGGGTCAATCTGCTGTGACGCCGTGTAGTCTTCCAATGCTTTCTCTTCCTCGGGCGTCGGAGCAGTCAACCCTTGAGGGACTTCAGTGGTATTGCTACCACCACATCCGACCGAAACCAAACAAATGAACGACAAAAAGAGCATGCAAAGTCGCAGCATCGTATTTCAACACTTTCAAAAAGAAGGAGGGCAGAATGGCGAACTAATGAACTTTATTGTCGGCTGAAGGCCCCCTCAGGTCAATAGTGCAGGTTTTCAGATGATTACTCTGAGGTTGCACAACCCAGTTGTCGGACGCCGAACCTGCGTCAAGAGCGGGGATGGACCGAGTATGGGAAGCCAAAACTGGGGAGGAGCCGGCAGGAACTGCCTGGAAACGTAGGGGAAGGCAGGTCCAACGAGTTTAAACACCAGTATTGGGGGATTCGCTTATAAAATCTCTAAAAAAAGCGTGCTAATGACCCGAGAATCGCCGCTAGACCCACTTCACGGTGCCCAGCAGCCTCACAAAATGGGCTTGGTCCACCCTAAAAGAGCGAGTTTTCAAGCAATTCCTCGATGACCAGGGATTCTTCTTCGTCCAATTCCGTAAAGAAATCGTCCACTGTCTCGGTGAAGGTCGATAGCGGAGACTGAACGCGTCCTTCGCGAAGTTGGTTGACGATCAGTAGAGCATCGAGCGCGGAGACTCGCCCATCACGATTGACGTCTCGCGGGTCTCGCAGGGTATCCACCACGGTCTCGCCTTCGGCCCGCAGCTCCGCCAATCCATTGATCACCTGCAATGCATCCAACGCGCTGATCACCTGGTCCTTGTTCACGTCCATCGGATGGCTGGCCATCAATGGGGCGACGTTGACGGCGTTGGTGAAGCTGAAATTCACCGTCTGGACGACATCCATTCGCCCGGCAAACTCGGACGTATTGCCATTGTTGTCTGTCACCGTCGCGGTCAAGTAATCCAACGCGTAATTCAGTTCGTTGACGTCGATTGTCAAATCCACGCTTGCGGTTCCCGCATTCAAGTCGACTTCGACGAACGTGCTGGATCCCAGGTACTGCAATCCATGACCGTTTTCGTCGGCGACGAAGAACTCGACGGTCAATGGATACGCAGAATTCTCCACCGCCGAATCCACCGTGAAGTCCAGATGCAGCTCTGCAGTCGTCGCACCGGTCGATGTCAGTGTGGCATCGGATAGCGGCGTGATCGAGTTCTGCAGATGATTCGGACCGTCGTCGACATCGCCCGCGTCGTTGGGATCAAGTCCGACCGGACCAAGGTCGATCCCGTTGACGTTGCCGGTCATGCTGTTCTGCGTGATCTGGTTGTTGATGCTGTCGGCATAGGCTCGCACCGCAGCACGCCAGTTGTTGGCAATCACATTGTCAGGACCGACTTGGTTGTTCGATGCTCCTCCATAGATCTCGACGCCCACGGCCAATCCAAAGATCGGATCGTCGATGTCGGGGCTGGTGCCGACGTAGTTGCCCAGCACAACGTTGTCCATCGCTTCTGCCGTTCCCAGACTGATGCCGGTGGTCGCACCCGTGATCCAGTTGGCGTCGCTCTGGGTCGTGCCGCCGACGACATTTCCTGATGCCTTTAACCAGATCGCTCGCTGCCCACCTTGCAAGACGCCGCTGCCGTCGGCAGTGAAGCCGACTTTGTTTCCCGTGATCGTGTTGCCGGAGGTCAACGCACCAAAGATAAAGATCTGGCTGGCTGTGTTGGCAGTGATCACGTTGTTGCTGATCGTGTTACCCGACGCGTGGTTTTGCAAATGAACGCCGTGCTTGG from Stieleria varia carries:
- a CDS encoding DUF1559 domain-containing protein — encoded protein: MFRKQARGRLAFTLVELLVVIAIIGILVGLLLPAVQAAREAARRMQCSNNMKQLGLALQNYHSTYKNFPALSGGTNNLGGGVANNNWLSWRIGLLPFFEQQGLWEQISNPSQLDRAGSPTQNWPAMGPVPWHDNYLPWMTQVTTYRCPSDPVERVGGPNSTEQAFTNYAACTGDGTYEQQHGGVDDQGRPNNSGTWGDSAVSRWSRGVFRARHFMSFKDIKDGTAHTIALGETTVYGGDLAIKSAIYTAGGNADGPVNTPPGNWESQLIDPLNPTRYLESLGVAGGGGTVGVDTANIRHHKGRRWADGRIPYSAFQTVRPPNSYSVQQAEGNTGIISASSHHAGGAHVTMADGSVTFVTDSIEAGDQTSYAIGSDPATGGCGACSKVDAGKKSPFGLWGALGTRASKETETLDD
- a CDS encoding FG-GAP-like repeat-containing protein — protein: MAAYRIAAYRIIGYAMVFVLLSGCGSPTTTESESQSGGADSHAVSASVFSPTAVQLAISRGDIATADAAIKARLVQEPTDSTALEMAGDVAVLTGDLSQAAVMYRESLANVAAPSQAILSKLSQVLMHQSLPFDALEVLERMIELYPDVVQPRYDLVGMAAMIGLPDRCIASLRWLLQNGHGDPESLVVLANTGRVEPDAELCRKLLSERPSDLRPEYGIALIDAIYLRWDKVATRLEPVVAKHPQFVPALGLYGRALIKLNRLDELATWQQSLPDSMEQSADYWIVMGLWSQKMGQHEQAARALWESFRIDETTHSEMLKSLLLSLKQIGRDAEAERVAKQIVKMSALRDSLHVFLERNSQSQAAAMKVAEAMAALGRLWEAEGWARLAVGLSDDPVIDSRERYLAIRRQLTVTTPWQSPEMSIANSIDLSDLPDIKPPSSHGPLRIAQPGSDSPKHSSDASIHFVEEAAQRGLEHTCAVAAEAETEGHWIYQSVGGGLGVIDFDLDGWPDLAGAMLDGKPRQSNSSPNRLFRNHQGRFDEVSRFAEYQDLGFTHGICIGDYNDDGFPDIFDGNIGQDRLYRNNGDGTFQDVTEQVGLSGQAWTTSSAMADLNGDGFADLFAAAYCGGDQPYEIACSNNQGIATCPPLQFDAARDTIWRGVGDGTFVDASEEWMQPTSLGRGLGVVVGEFDEHPGVDVYVANDMTANHLWSGKSDTAGFQLNDLAAIRGIGTDANSNAQASMGIAVGDPDGDGDIDFFLTHFSNEHNTYYEQVAPGLWSDKSFQVGLLQPSMNMLGFGTQWADFDNNSALELILTNGHVDDVDREDIAYRMPTQVFRRNPDGRWSELDRPELGEYFTRDHLGRALVTLDADRDGRIDVSISNLYEPVALLVNRSENHGHHIALELKATRSQRDAIGTTVRMKIDGRTVLSQLFSGDGYMSSNERQIWIGTGGETAVQDVTVIWPSGVEQKLGAMVSGKRYLIVEDQEQAFEFPTSDGEAGS